In Plasmodium chabaudi chabaudi strain AS genome assembly, chromosome: 9, the following proteins share a genomic window:
- a CDS encoding 40S ribosomal protein S4, putative, producing MGKGIKKHMKRVNAPSHWMLNKMDGQYAPKTSSGPHKLLESIPLVILLRNRLKYALTFDEVKMILIQKIVKVDNKTRTDCTFPVGLMDVIHITKSNEYFRLLYDVKGRFVPHRITNEESKYKLCKVKKIILRKGKLSIAITHDGRSIPYIHPEVKVNDTIRLDLESGKVLEHLKFQVGNMVMVTAGHSVGRVGTILSIDKNIGTYDIIHVKDSRGKVFATRLSNIFVIGDATKPYISLPREKGIKLDIIEERRNRLKAQNN from the exons ATg GGTAAAGGAATAAAGAAACACATGAAGAGGGTCAATGCCCCATCGCATTGGATGTTGAACAAAATGGATGGCCAATATGCCCCCAAAACCAGCAGTGGACCCCATAAGTTACTTGAAAGTATACCCTTGGTTATTCTTTTAAGAAATAGGCTAAAATATGCTTTAACTTTCGATGAagtaaaaatgattttaatTCAAAAGATCGTAAAAgttgataataaaacaagaaCAGATTGTACATTCCCAGTAGGATTAATGGATGTTATACATATCACTAAATCCAATGAATATTTTcgattattatatgatgtCAAAGGTCGATTTGTTCCCCACAGAATTACAAACGAAGAaagcaaatataaattatgcaaagtaaaaaaaataatattaagaaaaggaaaattatCTATTGCTATTACTCATGATGGTCGAAGTATACCATATATCCATCCTGAAGTAAAAGTTAATGATACTATAAGATTAGATTTAGAATCAGGAAAAGTTTTAGAGcatttaaaatttcaaGTTGGTAATATGGTTATGGTAACAGCTGGACACAGTGTTGGTAGAGTAGGAACTATTTTATctattgataaaaatatcggAACATATGATATTATTCATGTTAAAGATAGTCGAGGAAAAGTATTTGCTACAAGATTAAGTAACATATTTGTTATTGGCGATGCTACAAAACCATATATCAGTTTACCAAGAGAAAAGGGTATCAAATTAGATATCATCGAAGAAAGAAGAAACAGATTAAAGGctcaaaataattaa